In the genome of Luteitalea pratensis, the window CCGTATGTTCTTCAACCTCGATGCCGCGGTGCAGGCGTACGAGCAGCGGCACGTCGCGTGACCGGCACCGGCCGTTGGTGTTCACCAGGGGACGAACGATGAAAAAAGCGAAGGACGACAAGGGCGCGCCTGCCGACCAGGGCGCCGGGATCGACGATACGAAGAAGCGCGACAAGACAAAGAAGGGCAAGAAGGGCAAGAAAGGGAAGCGGACGCCGGATCAGGTGAGCGCCGCCGTGGCCGTTGCCGACGCGGGAGCCGCTGTCGCGGAACACACGCCACTGAAGGGCAAGGCCTACGACAAGGAACTGGCCAAGCTCCACGTGAAGCTGGTCAAGCTGCAGGAATGGGTCAAGTTCAAGGGGCTCAAGGTCTGCATCGTGTTCGAAGGCCGCGACGGTGCCGGCAAGGGCGGCGCGATCAAGGCGATCACCGAGCGAGTCAGCCCGCGCGTGTTCCGGACCGTCGCGCTGCCGGCGCCGACCGAGCGCCAGAAAAGCCAGATGTACATGCAGCGCTACGTGCCGCACTTCCCGGCGGCCGGCGAAGTCGTGATCTTCGATCGCAGCTGGTACAACCGCGCCGGCGTGGAACGCGTGATGGGCTTCTGCACCGAGGCCGAGTCGCGGAAGTTCCTCGGCGGCGTACCTCTGGTCGAGAAGGCGATGGTCGATTCCGGCATCATCCTGATCAAGTTCTGGCTCGAGGTCAGCGAGGAGGAACAGACCGACCGGCTGAAGTCACGCATCGACGATGGCCGGAAGATCTGGAAACTGACATCGATGGACCTGAAGTCCTACGGCCGGTGGTACGACTACTCGCGGGCCCGCGACGAGATGTTCGTCGCGACCGACACCGATTTCGCGCCCTGGCACGTCGTGCGTTCGGACGACAAGAGGAGCGCGCGGCTGAACATCATCGCGCACATCCTCGACCAGGTGCCGCACCACGGCGCACCGCGCGAGAAGGTGAAGCTGCCCAAGCGCGGGAAGCCTGGCAACTACAAGGAACCCGACTATCCGTACCGCTACGTGCGCGAGAAGTACTGAGCGGTCACGGCAGGTTGTAGCGCATCTGCACGAAGAAGAGGAATGCGTTGGCCGAGCCCGGTCCGTTGCCCACGGACCAGGGTTCGCGCCGCAGCCACGAGGTTTGTACGCCAACCTGCGCCGAGCCGCGATTCTCCGTCCGGACGGCCAGGAATGACACCGTCCCCGTGATCTCCGTGATGCTCCTGTTGACCGCATCCGATGAGCCCGGATAGCCGAAGCCGACCGGCGCGCCCTCGACGTCGAGGAAGTGGGTGTCGTCGGTCCGCAGCCCCGAGTAGTAGCCGCCGACCGAGGCGCGCCGCGAGACGACCTGTTCGATGCCGGCCACCCAGGAGGCGACGGGAATGGCCCGGATCGAGCCGTCGGCGCGGAAGGCAACGTCGGGCACCAGCCCGCCCACGTAACGCCCGAGCCCCGCGCCGTATGCGGCCTGCGCGATGAGGTGCGTCGACGCGGTCGCGTTCACTCGCGCGTTGACGCTGGCCCCACCTCCCGACGCACGCTCCACATCGTCATACGGCGCGAGCGTGTGCCGGAACACGCGCCAGACGCCGCCGATGTCGACGTGCAACGCCTTGCCCGGGTTGATGCCCACGCGGGTCACGAAGTCGGGCATCAGGTTCGGCACCGACAAGGCCTCGTTGCCGGTGTTGTACTGGGCCTCGATGTCCTCGCGGCAGCAGTCGGGCAGCGTGACGACGCCTTCGCCGATTTGCTGCTCGGGGTTCTCGATCGACACGGCCCAGTCGAAGCTGTCCGAGGCTCGCCACGTGAAACGCACCTGCGGCACTCGCTCCCACACCATACCGACCAGGTAGTTGGTGTCGACCGCCTGTGACATCTCGTAGTCCGACGGCCAGACGCTGAGACGCGCCTTTGCCGGTGTCATCAGCGTGAATGCCTGGCCGACCGCCATCGAGAAGTGGTCGCCGTACTGGACGTCGGCGAAACCCTGGCGCAGCCGGAAACCGGCGCTGTTGCTCGTCACCGCGATGGTGCCGGGCGTGGCGCCGTTGAAGTCCATCTCGAAATATCCGGAAATGTTGCGAAACCGCGCCTCGGTGAACGGGGCGTCGACGCGGATCGAGAGCCGCGAGGACTGCGCAGTCAACCGCGTTTCCGAGACACTCCCTGCCAACGTGTCCTCGTACGGGATGGTGCCGAAGTTCGTCCCGGGGCCACCGCCGCTGCTTGTCGATCGATAGATACCAGTGACGCCCACGTACCCGCCAATCCGCAGCTTCGCAGGGCCAAGGGCGAGCGCTGCGCCGGCCGGTTCGGCGCCGGCGATCTCCTGCCCCGGGTTGAGCGGAGGTTGTTGGGCAGCGCCCTGGGGTGCTGGTGCGGCCGGCGTCGTGTCCGTCGTCGGCGGTGGCGTCTGTGGCTCGGGCGACGGCGCCGTCTGACCAGCGGCCGCAGTGCCGATGCACAGCCAGCAGGCCGCCGTGACGAATGCGCGGACGAGTCGCATGCCGGCAAGTGTAGTACGTAGCCGCAGACCTTCAGGTCGGCGGATCGGAGGGCATTGCGTCGTCGCGACTCGGGTCGCCGCAGGCGCAGACGCTACAATGCGGGCGTTCCATCCAGTCGTGTCACGGCGGCACGACCTGCAGGCAGGGAGTCAGGGTGTTTCGCAGCCTCTACGTCCAGGTGCTGATCGGCATCGCGCTCGGCGTGATCCTCGGTGCCACCTATCCGGAGGCCGCGGTGGCGATGAAGCCGCTCGGCGATGGCTTCATCAAGCTGGTCAAGATGCTGATCACGCCGATCGTGTTCACGACGGTCGTGGTCGGCATCGGCCAGATGGGCGCGATGAAGGACGTCGGGCGGGTCGGATTCCGCGCCCTCGTGTACTTCGAAGTGGTCTCCACCCTCGCGCTGATCGTCGGATTGATCGTCGTGACGATCGTCCAGCCTGGTGCGGGCATGCACGTGGACCCCGCGACGCTCGATGCCAAGGGGGTCGCCGCCTATACGTCGGGCGCTGCCCATGCCAGCGTCACCGAGTTCCTCCTCAATATCATTCCCGACAGTGTGGTCGGTGCGTTCGCGCGCGGCGACATCCTGCAGGTGCTGTTGTTCGCGGTGCTGTTCGGCCTGGCGATGCTGCACCTGCAGCCGGGTAGCGCGCCGCTGGTCGGCCTGCTCGAATCACTCGCCCACGGCTTGTTTGCCGTCGTCGGCCTGGTGATGCGGCTCGCTCCGATCGGCGCCTTCGGCGCGATGGCATTCACGATCGGCATGTACGGGCTCGGCACGCTGCTGTCGCTCGGCAAGCTGATGGCGGCGGTGTACATCACGTGCCTGCTGTTCGTGATCGTCGTCCTCGGTGCGATCGTGCGGGCTGCCGGCTTCAGCATCTTCAAGCTGGTGCGCTACGTGCGCGAGGAACTCCTCATCGTGCTCGGCACATCGTCATCCGAGTCGGCGCTGCCGAGAGTGATGGTCAAGATGGAGCGCCTCGGCTGCGCCAAGTCCGTCGTCGGCCTGGTGGTGCCGACAGGCTATTCTTTCAACCTCGATGGCACGGCCATCTACATGACCATGGCGGCGGTGTTCGTGGCCCAGGCGACCGATGTGCGGTTGTCGTGGGGGCAGACGCTCTCGATCCTGGGGCTGTTGCTGGTGACGTCGAAGGGGGCGGCCGGCGTGACCGGCAGCGGCTTCATCACCCTGGCGGCGACGCTCGCCGCGGTGCCCAGCATCCCGGTGGCGGGATTGACCCTGCTGCTCGGCGTCGACCGCTTCATGTCCGAGGCGCGCGCCCTCACCAACCTTGTCGGCAATGTCGTGGCGACGCTGGTGGTGGCCAAGTGGGACGGAGCACTCGACGTCGCGCGTGCGCACCGCATCCTCGATGGTCACGAGACCCCGGAGGACGACATCCTTCTCGCCGCGCCGCTGCCCACCGCGCATGCGAGTGCGGATCTGGAATAGCCTGACCCGGACGCTGCGCCGCCGGTTCAGCGCGACGGTAGGGCCGGCTCTCCGAGCCCGGCCTGCCCGTGCGATAGTGGCGCGTGGACTTGTGGCGCGCTGTCGTACTCGGCCTCGTCGAGGGGCTGACCGAATTCCTCCCCGTCAGTTCGACCGGACACCTGCTCGTGACGCAGCGCCTGCTGGGCATCGAGGCGAGTGCGGCGGCCAATACGTACGCGATCGCCATCCAGGGCGGTGCGATCGCGGCCGTCCTGGTGCTGTACCGCCAGCGCCTGCTGCAGATGCTTCGCGGCGTCCTCGGGCGTGACGCCGATGGACTGCACCTGGCGCTCGCGCTTGCCGTCGCGTTCGTGCCCGCCGCGATCGCCGGGCTCGCCTTCGACGAGTTGATCGAAGGTTACCTGTTCGGGCCGATCCCCGTGGCGATCGCCTGGGCGGTCGGGGGTGTGCTGATGCTGGCGGTGTCGTCGCGCCTGCAGCCCGGTGGCCTGCGCCTCGGCCGCGTCGCCTTGCCATCGGCCCTGCTGATCGGTGTCTGCCAGTGTGCCGCGCTCTGGCCAGGCGTGAGCCGCAGCCTCGCGACGATCCTGGGTGGTGTCGCGGTGGGGCTGTCGCTATCGGCCGCGGTGGAGTTCTCGTTCCTCCTCGGCCTGCTCACGCTCGGCGCCGCCACGGCCTACAAGGCGCTCGACAGCGGCGGGGTGATGCTCGCCGCGTACGGCCCGACCGTCGTGACCGCGGGCTTCGTGGCGGCCTGGCTCTCCGCGATGCTGTCGGTCACCTGGATGGTCAACTGGCTGCAGCATCGCCGCCTCGCCGTGTTCGGCTGGTGGCGTATCGGCGCCGCGCTGGTGGTGTTGCTCCTCGTCTTCACGCACAGGCTCTAGAGGACGGAGGACGGAGGAGGGAGGACCGAGGAAGGACGGGGGGAGGAGGTAGGAGGCAGTTCCTCCGTCTTCCGTCCTCCGTCCTACCTCCTCCTCTAGGCCGGCTTCAGGTCGCCGATCACCGTCGGTATCAGTTCCGACACGGTCGGGTGGATGGGCACGGCGCGCTGCAGGACGTCGTAGGTCGCGCCTGCTTGCATCATGTCGATCACACCGTGAATGGCCTCGTCGCCGCCGACGCCCAGGATGGCGGCGCCGAGGATCTTGCGCGTCTCGCTGTCTGCGACGACCTTCATCAGCCCTTGTGTCTCGCCTTTCTCGATGGCGCGGCTGACACGGGTCATGGGCCGGCGGCCGACGAGCAGCGGACGTCCGGTGCGGCGTGCCTCGGCCTCGGTCATGCCGACGCGGCCGAGCGGCGGGTCGATGTACAGCGCGTAGGCCGGGATCCGTTCCAGGAGCGAGCGCGCCTCGCCGTCGAGAAGGTTCGCCGCCACGATCTCGAAGTCGTTGTACGACGTGTGCGTGAACGCGCCGCGACCATTGCAGTCGCCGAGCGCCCAGATGCCGGGCACATTGGTGCGCAGCGTGTCGTCCACCGTGATGTAGCCGCGATCGTCGAGCACGACACCCGCGCGATCCAGCCCGAGGTCGTCCGTGTTCGGCTGCCGGCCGACCGCCAGCAGGACGTGGGACCCGACCGCCACGGGCGGCCCGTTGTGGCAATCGAGTTGCACGGCCACGCCCTCGTCGTGACGCGCCAGACTGATGCACGCCGCTCCGGTCCGCACCGTGATGCCCTCGGCCTCGAGGATCGTCCTGATGGCGGCCGAGATCTCCTCGTCTTCCCGACCGATCAGGCGGGGCCCCATCTCCACGACCGTGACATCCGCGCCGAATCGCCGGTACATCTGCGCGAATTCGAGGCCGATGTAACTGCCGCCGACGATGACCAGGTGCCGCGGCAATTCCTCCAGCGCCAGCATCGAGGTGTTGGTGAGCACCGGCACGTCGTGCACGCCCGGCAGGTCCGGCACGCGAGCGCGCCCGCCGACGTTGACGAAGATCCGCGGCGCCGTGTACGTGTCGCCGCCGACGCGGATGGTGCTGGCGTCCTCGAAGCGGGCATGACCCTCGAGTACGGTGCAGCGATCCATGCCGCGGAGCCACTTTTCGACGCCTTTGCGGGAGTCGCCCGACACCTTGTCGGCCCTCGCTTTCACGGCTGCCATGTCGATGCGGACCGCCCCCTCGATCACGACGCCATAGTCGGCGGCCCGGCGCGCGAGGTGCGCGGCGTACGCGCTGGCCACGAGCGTCTTGGTCGGGGTGCACCCCGTGTTGACGCATGTGCCGCCGAACTGCTGACGTTCTACGACGACGACATGCTGGCCTGCAGCGGTGAGGCGCCCGGCGAGCGGGGGGCCGGCCTGGCCCGAGCCGATGATGATGGCGTCGGCGTGCGTCACTTGAGCGCTCCGAGCGCGAGCAGCGCGAGGGCGACGGCAACGCCGTCTTCGAGGAAGGCCGCGGGATGATCATTGCCGAAGGCGTTGGCCAGCGCTCCACGCGCGGCCCGTCCGCCGAGCGTGCCGATCACCGCGCCAACGAGTCCCGCGATCAGGCCAGCGACAGCGCTGCCGTGCGCGAGCCCGATGGCAGCGCCCGAGAACCCGCCCGACACCAACCGCGCGCCGAACTGCACTGGCACGGTGCGGCTCGGCGTCGTGGGCAGCTGGTCCGCGACCCACTCGCCCAGCGCCAGGGCGGTCAGTCCCCATGCAGCCGGTGCCGTGCCCAGCCACGCGAGCGATGTCCCTTGCAGCGGCAGCCAGCCCAGCTTCGCCGCCCAACTGACCGCGGTGGGCGCGGTCATCGTGCGTAGCCCGGAGACGATGCCGATGACGAGTGCAGCAAGCAGAACCATGGAGCCTCGGTGTTTGTTGCGAACCTGCGTAAGTGATCGATAGCGGACGGATTGTCCGGCCCTGACCGTATATCACGGCCATGTTGCAGGACCGCGCCCGCAATCGCGACGTTGTGGCCCGGCCCGCTGGGACAGCGGACCGCTACCGATCCGTCGATGGAGGCAGCGCCGGGCTGTCGCCTGGGCGCCGAAGCCATGGCGGCCAACCCGGCGTTGCCGTCGGCAGCGTCGACCTGAAGGTCGACGCCTACGAGGCCGGATTCGAGACGAACGCCGAACGTCGAACGCCGAACGCAGCCCCAACGCCTAACGCCGTCAAGGTAGTGGGGCTGAATCAGCCGGCGTCGTGGTGATGCGTCGAGCGAGCTCGACGCCTAGACTATTCAGCCGTAGCCGTCGACCTTCAGGTCGACGGACGATGGCTTGACGCTCACATCCTGACAAAGTAGCTCGGCTCCCCGCGCTACCCGCGCCCCGTGTCCAGGAAGGCAATCGCTGACGGGTTACCGACCGGTGTGTATTGTCCGGTGAACGCCAGCCGACCGGTCGCGCCGTCGATGGCGAACGCGGTGACGTGATCGGCGCGCTGGTTGCAGACGTACATGAAACGGCCGCTCGGGTCGATCGTCATGCTGCGTGGATAGTCACCACGCGTCCAGATGTCGTCCACGAACGTGAGCGTGCCATCGCGGCCGACCGCGAAGATGCCGACGCTGTCGTGCAGCCGGTTGCCGGCATAGACGAACCTGCCGTCCTGCGAGATGAGGATGCCCGAGCAGAAGTTGCTGCCGGCATAGCCTGCCGGCAGGCTGGAGATCGTCTGCCGCGCCGACAGGCGCCCTCGCTCCGCATCGTAGTCGAACAGCACGATGGTCGAGCCTTCTTCCTGGATCGCATAGAGCCAGCGGCCGTCGCGATGGAAGGCGAAATGGCGCGGCCCATCGCCGGGCGGAAGCGCGACCGATGGCGGGTCGGCAGGACTCAGCGTGCCAGCATTGGCATCGAACGCCCACACGAAGATACGGTCCAGTCCGAGGTCCGGGACGATCACGAACCGACCCGCCGGATCGGTGCCGATCATGTGCGCGTGCGGCGTGTCGTGGCCGCTGATGGCGAAGCTGCCCGGCGGTGCATGCGTCGCGCGTTTCGGGCCGACGACGCCGGTGGTCTTCTTGACGTCGGTCGCGGGCCCGAGCCGGCCGTCAGGGAGGATCGGGAGTACTGCCACCGAGCCGCCCGCGTAGTTGGCGACGAGCAGGTGCCGGCCGCCGCGGTGCACGCTCGCGTAGGTTGGTCCGGTCCCACCGGAGGCTACGCTGTTCAGCAACTGCAACTGCCCCGAGGTCCGATCCACGGTGAACGCGCTGACGGTGCCGGAGGCGCCGTTGTCGACAAGGTCAGTTGCGTTGGTCGAATAGAGGTGGGTGCCCGTCGCGTCGAAGACGAGGGCACTCGGGCTCGTGTAGTGGTCGGTGACGCCAGCGGCCGTCAGCGTGCCCGTGGTCCGATCGACCCGGAAGATGTGGATGCCGCGACCGTTGCCGGGCGGCAGATCGACCTTGCCTGGGGGCGCGTCCACAGGCGGCGAACTGTAGGTACCGACGTACGCGAACAGGCCGCCACTCGAGGTTGATGCCTGGGATGTTGCACCGCGTGCCAGTGCCGGCGCCACCGATGCGAGGCCCGTGGCAGCCGTGACGAACGAGCGGCGGGTGAGCGTGCGGGTCGTGAGCGTCTTGCTGGCAGCCGGGCGCATAGGGGGCCGATCCTAACGCCGAACGCCGAATGAGGAACGCCGAAGGCCGACGACGAGCGGTTGGCCGGGCTCGGAGAGCCGGCCCTACCTTCGAATGACCAATGACCAATGACCAATGACCAATGACCAATGGCGAAGGCCGAAGGCCCAAGGCCCAAGGCCGAAGTCGGAGGCTCCTGCTTCCTGCTTCAGTAGATCTGGCGGGTCTTGGCGACGATCACGGCCGGCGGCGTTACGCCGGCCGCCAGCATGACCTCCCTCAGGGCCGCTTCGGTCTCGGGTGACGGCTTGAAGTTGCCGAAGCGATAGCCGGCGGAAATGGCCAGCGGCGTCCAGCCGAACTCGTCCGGCTGGTTCCAAACGTCGATGCGGGCGCCTTTCGCGGCGAGCATGCGCACGGCCTTCGGCAGGTTCTTGTACGCGGCGCCGTGCATTGCGGTTTCGCCATGGCGATCGACGGCATTCGGATCCGCGCCGAGGTCGAGCAGCAATTGCAGCGCCTCGAGCACCTCGGGTTCCGTGCCGGCGTCCTCGCCCGGCGACCTGGTGGCCAGGCCGGCCGCGACCATCAGCGGCGTGCTGCCGTCGACGTTCGGGATCGACGGGTCGGCCCCTGCCTTCACGAGCACCCGCATCAACTCGGCATCGGCGGTGAGCGCGGCGAGCAGGAATGGCGTGGCGCCGCGTTCGTCGAGGCGCGTGTTGTTCAGGTTGGGCCGCTTCGTCATCCGTGCGTTGACGTTCGCGCCGCGCGCGACGAGGGCTCGCACCAGATCGAGACTCCCGACCTTGCCCGAGCCTTCCGGCGCCGGGTCGTTGTCGCCGACACCCGGCTTGCGGACCACGGTGAGCAGGTGCAGGGCGGTGTAGCCGGCCACGTCGCCATCGGGATGGGCGCCTGCGTCGAGCAGGGCGGCCGCCACCTCGAAATGCGCATTTCTCACGGCCATTAGCAACGGCGTCGTGCCCGCTGGGGGGACGCTGCCGCCGTAGCCGCGGCGGCGCGGCCCGGGCCCGTCTGGCGGAATGGCCTCGTTGACGTCCGCTCCCGCGTGGACCAACTCCCGGACGACGTCGAGGCGTCCCTCGCGGGCCGCGAACAGGAGGGGCGTGAAGCCGGAGGACAAGTGGGCATGCACGTCGGCCCCGGCGGCGAGTAAAGCCAGGACCACGGGGGCATGGCCCTCGGCGGCCGCCCACATCAGCGCGGTCTGGCCCCGCCGTTCGTCCTTCGCGTCGACAGGGGCTCCGCGTGACAACAGAAGCGACACGGTGGGCAGCGATCCGGTCCGCGCGGCGGTCATCAGCGCCGTCTCGCCCCCGGGCAGGCTGGCAGTGGCTTCGGCGCCGGCGTCCAGGAAGCGGGCCACCATCGCCGCATTGCCGTTGGTGCAGGCGATCGACAGTGGCGTCACGCCGTAGCGATTGCTGACGGTGACGCGTGCGCCGGCCCGGATCAGCGCGTCGGCGACGTCGAGGTCGTCGTGGTGCGCGGCCCAATGCAGCGCCGTCATACCGTCGGCCTGGGCGGCGTTGACGTCGACGTTCCGCGTCAACAAGGTCTGCACCTCTGTCCATGCGGCGCGCTCGGCGGCATCGGCCAGCATCGCGTCAGCCGCAGACGCGCGGCCGCTCGCCAGGAGCAGCAGCACCGCCGTGCCGAGAGCGACGCGTCGCAGGGTCATGACCGCGATCTCAGACGGAGAGCAACTCGTCGACACGTCCCTTGCTGTCGGCGAAGGCGTCGAGGCGCACGCCGGCGCGTTCGAGCAGCGTCAGGTGGAGGTTGGCCAGTGGCGTCGGCTCCGCGAAGCGCACGTGGCGGGCGCCCGGCTGTGAGCCGGCGCCGCCGCCGGCCACGAGGATCGGCAGGTTCACGTGGTCGTGCACGTTCGGGTCGCCCATGCCGCTGCCATACAGGTACAGCGAGTGATCCAGCAGGCTGCCGTCGCCTTCGGGTGTCGCCTGCAGCGTCTCGAGGAAGGATGCGAAGAGCGACACGTGGAACGCGTTGATCTTCGCCATCCGCGCGACCTTGTCGGGGTCGTTGCCGTGGTGGGTCAGCGGGTGGTGCGGATCGCTGACACCGATCTCGGTGTAGCTGCGGTTGCTGGTCTCACGGGCGAGCTGGAACGTGATCACCCGCGTCACGTCGCCCTGCAGCGCGAGCACCTGCAGGTCGAACATCAGCTTCGCGTGGTCGGCGTAGGAGGCGGGGACGCCGGCGGGACGATCGAGATCGGGCAGCGGCGCGTCCGCGACCTGGGCCTCCGCCTTCTGGATGCGCCGTTCGACCTCGCGCACAGTGTCGAGATAGCCGCCCACGCGCACCCGATCCTCGGCGCCGAGTGTCCGCTGCAGCCGCGCGATGTCCTCGTGCAGCACGTCGAGGAGGCTGGCGCGCCGCCGCAGGGCAGCCTGGCGATCCGCCGCGCTGCCGCCGTCGCCGAACAGCCGTTCGAACACGAGGCGCGGGTGTGCCTCGGCCGGCAGCGGCGTGGTGGGGGAGGCCCACGACAGGTTGTTCTGGTACACGCATGCGTAGCCGTTGTCGCACTGGCCCACCGTCTGCAGGAGGTCCATCGACATCTCGAGCGACGGCAGCAGCGTCTCGCGGCCCATCTGCTGGGCGGCCACCTGGTCGATCGTGGTGCCCAGGTAGTAGTCCGTACTCTCGGTCCACTTGGCGCGCGCGGCGCTGAGGAATGCAGCGTTGGACGTCGCGTGCGTGCCTGGATACGCGTTCTTCAACTCGAGGTTGGAGAGGATGGTCAGCTGGTTGGCCACCGGTGCCAGCGACTGCAGCGTCGGCGAGAGCGCCGTGATGCGTCCCTCGCCTGGCGGTGTCCATCGCGGCAGGTCGCAGCCCA includes:
- a CDS encoding undecaprenyl-diphosphate phosphatase, translated to MDLWRAVVLGLVEGLTEFLPVSSTGHLLVTQRLLGIEASAAANTYAIAIQGGAIAAVLVLYRQRLLQMLRGVLGRDADGLHLALALAVAFVPAAIAGLAFDELIEGYLFGPIPVAIAWAVGGVLMLAVSSRLQPGGLRLGRVALPSALLIGVCQCAALWPGVSRSLATILGGVAVGLSLSAAVEFSFLLGLLTLGAATAYKALDSGGVMLAAYGPTVVTAGFVAAWLSAMLSVTWMVNWLQHRRLAVFGWWRIGAALVVLLLVFTHRL
- a CDS encoding ankyrin repeat domain-containing protein, with the translated sequence MTLRRVALGTAVLLLLASGRASAADAMLADAAERAAWTEVQTLLTRNVDVNAAQADGMTALHWAAHHDDLDVADALIRAGARVTVSNRYGVTPLSIACTNGNAAMVARFLDAGAEATASLPGGETALMTAARTGSLPTVSLLLSRGAPVDAKDERRGQTALMWAAAEGHAPVVLALLAAGADVHAHLSSGFTPLLFAAREGRLDVVRELVHAGADVNEAIPPDGPGPRRRGYGGSVPPAGTTPLLMAVRNAHFEVAAALLDAGAHPDGDVAGYTALHLLTVVRKPGVGDNDPAPEGSGKVGSLDLVRALVARGANVNARMTKRPNLNNTRLDERGATPFLLAALTADAELMRVLVKAGADPSIPNVDGSTPLMVAAGLATRSPGEDAGTEPEVLEALQLLLDLGADPNAVDRHGETAMHGAAYKNLPKAVRMLAAKGARIDVWNQPDEFGWTPLAISAGYRFGNFKPSPETEAALREVMLAAGVTPPAVIVAKTRQIY
- a CDS encoding lactonase family protein, whose protein sequence is MRPAASKTLTTRTLTRRSFVTAATGLASVAPALARGATSQASTSSGGLFAYVGTYSSPPVDAPPGKVDLPPGNGRGIHIFRVDRTTGTLTAAGVTDHYTSPSALVFDATGTHLYSTNATDLVDNGASGTVSAFTVDRTSGQLQLLNSVASGGTGPTYASVHRGGRHLLVANYAGGSVAVLPILPDGRLGPATDVKKTTGVVGPKRATHAPPGSFAISGHDTPHAHMIGTDPAGRFVIVPDLGLDRIFVWAFDANAGTLSPADPPSVALPPGDGPRHFAFHRDGRWLYAIQEEGSTIVLFDYDAERGRLSARQTISSLPAGYAGSNFCSGILISQDGRFVYAGNRLHDSVGIFAVGRDGTLTFVDDIWTRGDYPRSMTIDPSGRFMYVCNQRADHVTAFAIDGATGRLAFTGQYTPVGNPSAIAFLDTGRG
- a CDS encoding FAD-containing oxidoreductase; amino-acid sequence: MTHADAIIIGSGQAGPPLAGRLTAAGQHVVVVERQQFGGTCVNTGCTPTKTLVASAYAAHLARRAADYGVVIEGAVRIDMAAVKARADKVSGDSRKGVEKWLRGMDRCTVLEGHARFEDASTIRVGGDTYTAPRIFVNVGGRARVPDLPGVHDVPVLTNTSMLALEELPRHLVIVGGSYIGLEFAQMYRRFGADVTVVEMGPRLIGREDEEISAAIRTILEAEGITVRTGAACISLARHDEGVAVQLDCHNGPPVAVGSHVLLAVGRQPNTDDLGLDRAGVVLDDRGYITVDDTLRTNVPGIWALGDCNGRGAFTHTSYNDFEIVAANLLDGEARSLLERIPAYALYIDPPLGRVGMTEAEARRTGRPLLVGRRPMTRVSRAIEKGETQGLMKVVADSETRKILGAAILGVGGDEAIHGVIDMMQAGATYDVLQRAVPIHPTVSELIPTVIGDLKPA
- a CDS encoding dicarboxylate/amino acid:cation symporter: MFRSLYVQVLIGIALGVILGATYPEAAVAMKPLGDGFIKLVKMLITPIVFTTVVVGIGQMGAMKDVGRVGFRALVYFEVVSTLALIVGLIVVTIVQPGAGMHVDPATLDAKGVAAYTSGAAHASVTEFLLNIIPDSVVGAFARGDILQVLLFAVLFGLAMLHLQPGSAPLVGLLESLAHGLFAVVGLVMRLAPIGAFGAMAFTIGMYGLGTLLSLGKLMAAVYITCLLFVIVVLGAIVRAAGFSIFKLVRYVREELLIVLGTSSSESALPRVMVKMERLGCAKSVVGLVVPTGYSFNLDGTAIYMTMAAVFVAQATDVRLSWGQTLSILGLLLVTSKGAAGVTGSGFITLAATLAAVPSIPVAGLTLLLGVDRFMSEARALTNLVGNVVATLVVAKWDGALDVARAHRILDGHETPEDDILLAAPLPTAHASADLE
- the ppk2 gene encoding polyphosphate kinase 2, whose translation is MKKAKDDKGAPADQGAGIDDTKKRDKTKKGKKGKKGKRTPDQVSAAVAVADAGAAVAEHTPLKGKAYDKELAKLHVKLVKLQEWVKFKGLKVCIVFEGRDGAGKGGAIKAITERVSPRVFRTVALPAPTERQKSQMYMQRYVPHFPAAGEVVIFDRSWYNRAGVERVMGFCTEAESRKFLGGVPLVEKAMVDSGIILIKFWLEVSEEEQTDRLKSRIDDGRKIWKLTSMDLKSYGRWYDYSRARDEMFVATDTDFAPWHVVRSDDKRSARLNIIAHILDQVPHHGAPREKVKLPKRGKPGNYKEPDYPYRYVREKY
- a CDS encoding DUF1552 domain-containing protein, which codes for MIITKKAVPRRALLRGMGASVALPLLDAMLPAMTALAKTPARPVRRLGFVYMPMGCDLPRWTPPGEGRITALSPTLQSLAPVANQLTILSNLELKNAYPGTHATSNAAFLSAARAKWTESTDYYLGTTIDQVAAQQMGRETLLPSLEMSMDLLQTVGQCDNGYACVYQNNLSWASPTTPLPAEAHPRLVFERLFGDGGSAADRQAALRRRASLLDVLHEDIARLQRTLGAEDRVRVGGYLDTVREVERRIQKAEAQVADAPLPDLDRPAGVPASYADHAKLMFDLQVLALQGDVTRVITFQLARETSNRSYTEIGVSDPHHPLTHHGNDPDKVARMAKINAFHVSLFASFLETLQATPEGDGSLLDHSLYLYGSGMGDPNVHDHVNLPILVAGGGAGSQPGARHVRFAEPTPLANLHLTLLERAGVRLDAFADSKGRVDELLSV
- a CDS encoding DUF4126 family protein, producing MVLLAALVIGIVSGLRTMTAPTAVSWAAKLGWLPLQGTSLAWLGTAPAAWGLTALALGEWVADQLPTTPSRTVPVQFGARLVSGGFSGAAIGLAHGSAVAGLIAGLVGAVIGTLGGRAARGALANAFGNDHPAAFLEDGVAVALALLALGALK